One window of Kryptolebias marmoratus isolate JLee-2015 linkage group LG3, ASM164957v2, whole genome shotgun sequence genomic DNA carries:
- the kif16ba gene encoding kinesin-like protein KIF16B isoform X7, producing the protein MASVRVAVRVRPMNRREKDLTAKCIIRMEGTRTFITNLKIPDNVAGDSMRERIKTFSYDFSYDSMDGGSSSFVSQEKVFRDLGCDVLKAAFEGYNACVFAYGQTGSGKSYTMMGLPGDAGLIPRICEGLFSRISEATRWDEASFRTEVSYLEIYNERVRDLLRRKSSHTYNLRVREHPKDGPYVEDLSKHLVQNYSDVEELMEAGNINRTTASTGMNDVSSRSHAIFTINFTQAKFDAEMPCETLSKIHLVDLAGSERADTTGATGVRLKEGGNINKSLVTLGNVISALADMTQDGVNTNLKKKSVFVPYRDSVLTWLLKDSLGGNAKTIMIATISPADVNYGETLSTLRYANRAKNIINKPTINEDANVRLIRELRAEIARLKALLVQGNQIALLDSPTALSMEEKLHQNEARVLELTKEWTNKWNETQNILKEETLALRKEGIGVVLDSELPHLIGIDDDLLSTGIILYHLKEGRTFVGREDASTEQDIILHGLDLESDHCVFQNQNGTVTLVPLGGAQCSVNGLQVTAPAQLNQGAVILLGRTNMFRFNHPKEAAKLREKRKSGLLSTFSLSMTDLSKSCENLSTVMLYNPGLFTEKGPVFLRLEFERQQREELEKLEMKRRMIKEMEAKQQSEKAELERLQQEVESQRKESEEVQQRILRQEESLRHRSQDIDTRLRDFLAEKERFEEERRSEVRGEELQHRKCWKQQQEGGVEEEEEEEEEEKRRQQEVAEQTEIYRELEKLKQERTEQRVRLEAERRRLEEQEREQLSLVGRLEEQLREKHEAAAALLTREEARRLEEERRALAEIREELLRAREAAERTDGEDASREARSAQNRYLDFKEAQVKELGRIEEEFRQQKERLEEEVAAERSALLLLAHSLKEVQDTTAVCHEEQVVKQAERRLQFKERQLANMADSFLPTLAEEKQRAMEVLDGPPGLDNTLFQVEKELEDKEEKLHLHLHSAQQLQQLQDSYEFTANVARQEDKVRRKEQEILESKEKQQREAMEQAVARLERRHSALRRSVSLEPDSEEHRYQSSGSRTSLDQQRVEQEIQKLRQDDNNRTGSVGTDDKTGRSSSPVSHIQSLNPVLPLSDDRIKAFIEEEVQRRLRKINLLNGSNMNLSVSTESLRAEEEEVRLTDEEDEKLQNVNPRRQKYEHLVTRPVGSSHGAVQEPVKISIPRYVLRGQGKDEHFEFEVKRYLRNMFRVMLSSSSSPLRTDGDGGFHLTKLDICEFSPFFKKGVFESSSHGTG; encoded by the exons ATGGCGTCGGTTCGGGTGGCTGTGCGGGTCAGGCCCATGAACAGAAG GGAGAAAGATCTGACTGCGAAATGCATCATCAGGATGGAAGGAACCAGAACCTTCATCACCAACCTGAAG atcCCAGATAACGTCGCTGGAGATTCCATGAGGGAACGAATCAAAACCTTCTCGTATGACTTCTCCTACGACTCCATGGACGGCGGGAGCTCCTCGTTCGTGTCTCAGGAGAAG GTGTTCAGAGATTTGGGCTGTGATGTTCTGAAGGCGGCGTTCGAGGGCTACAACGCCTGCGTCTTCGCCTACGGGCAGACCGGCTCAGGGAAATCCTACACCATGATGGGACTTCCA GGAGACGCTGGTTTGATTCCCAGGATCTGTGAGGGCTTGTTCAGTCGGATCTCCGAGGCGACCCGGTGGGACGAAGCGTCGTTTCGGACAGAAGTCAG CTACCTGGAGATCTACAACGAGAGAGTGAGagacctgctgaggaggaaATCCTCTCACACCTACAACCTGAGAGTCAGGGAGCATCCCAAGGATGGACCCTACGTGGAAG ATCTGTCCAAACACCTGGTGCAGAACTACAGCGACGTGGAGGAGCTGATGGAGGCGGGAAACATCAACCGCACGACCGCCAGCACCGGCATGAACGACGTCAGCAGCCGTTCGCACGCCATCTTCACCATCAACTTCACGCAG gcCAAGTTTGACGCTGAGATGCCGTGTGAGACGCTCAGTAAGATCCACCTGGTCGATCTGGCGGGCAGCGAGCGGGCTGACACCACCGGAGCCACCGGCGTCCggctgaaggaaggaggaaacaTCAACAAGTCGCTGGTCACGCTGGGAAACGTCATCTCTGCTCTGG CTGACATGACGCAGGACGGCGTGAACACCAACCTGAAGAAGAAGTCCGTGTTTGTTCCCTACAGGGACTCGGTGCTAACATGGCTGCTGAAGGACAGCCTGGGGGGCAACGCCAAGACCATCATGATCGCCA CCATCTCTCCCGCTGACGTGAACTACGGCGAGACGCTGAGCACGCTGCGCTACGCCAACCGGGCCAAGAACATCATCAACAAACCCACCATCAACGAGGACGCCAACGTCAGGCTGATCCGGGAGCTGCGGGCTGAAATCGCCCGGCTGAAGGCTCTGCTGGTTCAGGGGAACCAG atCGCTCTGCTGGACTCTCCTACCGCTCTGAGCATGGAGGAGAAGCTGCATCAGAACGAGGCCCGG GTTCTGGAGCTGACCAAAGAGTGGACCAACAAATGGAACGAGACCCAGAACATCCTGAAG GAGGAGACTCTGGCTCTGAGGAAGGAAGGCATCGGCGTCGTGTTGGACTCGGAGCTGCCGCACCTCATCGGCATCGACGACGACCTCCTGAGCACCGGCATCATCCTGTACCACCTCAAG GAGGGACGGACGTTTGTGGGACGAGAGGACGCGTCCACGGAGCAGGACATCA TTCTGCACGGCCTGGACCTGGAGAGTGACCACTGCGTGTTCCAGAACCAGAACGGGACGGTGACCCTGGTGCCGCTCGGCGGAGCTCAGTGCTCCGTTAACGGGCTTCAGGTGACGGCGCCAGCGCAGCTCAACCAAG GAGCCGTAATTCTGCTCGGTCGAACCAACATGTTTCGCTTCAACCATCCGAAGGAGGCGGCCAAGCTGAGGGAGAAACGGAAG AGCGGCCTCCTGTCCACCTTCAGCCTGTCCATGACGGATCTGTCTAAATCCTGTGAAAACCTGTCCACCGTGATGCTCTACAACCCGGG TCTCTTCACTGAGAAGGGCCCCGTCTTCCTCAG gTTGGAGTTTGAGAGGCAGCAGAGAGAAGAGCTGGAGAAACTGGAgatgaaaag GAGGATGATCAAAGAGATGGAGGCGAAGCAGCAGAGCGAGAAGGCGGAGCTAGAGCGCCTCCAGCAGGAGGTGGAGAGTCAGCGCAAGGAGTCCGAGGAGGTCCAGCAGAGAATCCTCCGCCAGGAGGAGAGCCTCCGCCACCGCAGCCAGGACATCGACACCCGGCTGAGGGACTTCCTGGCTGAGAAGGAGCGCTTCGAGGAGGAGAGGCGCTCTGAGGTCAGGGGGGAGGAGCTTCAGCACAGGAAGTGTTGGAAACAACAGCAGGAGGGtggtgtggaggaggaggaggaggaggaggaggaggagaagcggAGGCAGCAGGAGGTTGCGGAGCAGACTGAGATCTACCGCGAGCTGGAGAAACTGAAACAGGAGCGCACGGAGCAGAGGGTCCGCCTGGAGGCGGAGCGGCGGCggctggaggagcaggagcggGAGCAGCTCAGTCTGGTGGGGAggctggaggagcagctgagggAGAAACACGAGGCCGCCGCCGCCCTGCTGACCCGGGAGGAGGCCCGTCGCCTGGAGGAGGAGCGGCGAGCTCTGGCCGAGATCAGGGAGGAGCTCCTTCGTGCCAGAGAGGCTGCGGAGCGGACGGATGGGGAGGACGCCAGCAGGGAGGCCCGGTCCGCCCAGAACCGGTACCTGGACTTTAAGGAGGCTCAGGTGAAGGAACTGGGCCGGATTGAGGAGGAGTTCCGACAGCAAAAGGAGCGCCTCGAGGAGGAGGTGGCTGCTGAGAGGAGCGCGCTGCTGCTCCTCGCCCACAGCCTGAAGGAGGTGCAGGACACCACGGCCGTCTGCCACGAGGAGCAGGTGGTCAAACAGGCGGAGCGGCGACTGCAGTTCAAGGAGCGACAGCTCGCCAACATGGCCGACAGCTTCCTTCCCACGCTGGCCGAGGAGAAGCAGAGAGCCATGGAGGTGCTGGACGGTCCACCGGGCCTGGACAACACGCTGTTCCAGGtggagaaggagctggaggacaaGGAGGAGAAGCTGCACCTCCACCTTCACAGcgcccagcagctgcagcagctgcaggactcCTACGAGTTCACGGCCAACGTGGCGCGGCAGGAGGACAAGGTCCGGAGGAAGGAGCAGGAGATCCTGGAGTCCAAGGAGAAACAGCAGAGGGAGGCCATGGAGCAGGCGGTGGCCCGGCTGGAGAGGAGGCACTCTGCTCTGAGGCGCAGCGTCTCCTTGGAGCCGGACTCCGAGGAGCACCGGTACCAGAGTTCAGGGAGCAGAACCTCACTGGACCAGCAGAG AGTCGAGCAGGAGATCCAGAAGCTGCGGCAGGACGACAACAACCGGACCGGCTCGGTCGGTACCGACGACAAGACGGGTCGCAGCAGCTCCCCGGTCAGCCACATCCAGAGTCTGAACCCAGTTCTGCCACTGTCAGACGACCG GATCAAGGCGTTCATCGAGGAGGAGGTGCAGCGGCGGCTGAGGAAGATCAACCTTCTGAACGGCAGCAACATGAACCTGTCTGTGTCGACAGAATCTCTCAGA gccgaggaggaggaagttAGATTAACAGACGAG GAGGATGAAAAGCTGCAAAACGTTAATCCAAGAAGACAGAAATATGAG
- the kif16ba gene encoding kinesin-like protein KIF16B isoform X8: MASVRVAVRVRPMNRREKDLTAKCIIRMEGTRTFITNLKIPDNVAGDSMRERIKTFSYDFSYDSMDGGSSSFVSQEKVFRDLGCDVLKAAFEGYNACVFAYGQTGSGKSYTMMGLPGDAGLIPRICEGLFSRISEATRWDEASFRTEVSYLEIYNERVRDLLRRKSSHTYNLRVREHPKDGPYVEDLSKHLVQNYSDVEELMEAGNINRTTASTGMNDVSSRSHAIFTINFTQAKFDAEMPCETLSKIHLVDLAGSERADTTGATGVRLKEGGNINKSLVTLGNVISALADMTQDGVNTNLKKKSVFVPYRDSVLTWLLKDSLGGNAKTIMIATISPADVNYGETLSTLRYANRAKNIINKPTINEDANVRLIRELRAEIARLKALLVQGNQIALLDSPTALSMEEKLHQNEARVLELTKEWTNKWNETQNILKEETLALRKEGIGVVLDSELPHLIGIDDDLLSTGIILYHLKEGRTFVGREDASTEQDIILHGLDLESDHCVFQNQNGTVTLVPLGGAQCSVNGLQVTAPAQLNQGAVILLGRTNMFRFNHPKEAAKLREKRKSGLLSTFSLSMTDLSKSCENLSTVMLYNPGLFTEKGPVFLRLEFERQQREELEKLEMKRRMIKEMEAKQQSEKAELERLQQEVESQRKESEEVQQRILRQEESLRHRSQDIDTRLRDFLAEKERFEEERRSEVRGEELQHRKCWKQQQEGGVEEEEEEEEEEKRRQQEVAEQTEIYRELEKLKQERTEQRVRLEAERRRLEEQEREQLSLVGRLEEQLREKHEAAAALLTREEARRLEEERRALAEIREELLRAREAAERTDGEDASREARSAQNRYLDFKEAQVKELGRIEEEFRQQKERLEEEVAAERSALLLLAHSLKEVQDTTAVCHEEQVVKQAERRLQFKERQLANMADSFLPTLAEEKQRAMEVLDGPPGLDNTLFQVEKELEDKEEKLHLHLHSAQQLQQLQDSYEFTANVARQEDKVRRKEQEILESKEKQQREAMEQAVARLERRHSALRRSVSLEPDSEEHRYQSSGSRTSLDQQRVEQEIQKLRQDDNNRTGSVGTDDKTGRSSSPVSHIQSLNPVLPLSDDRIKAFIEEEVQRRLRKINLLNGSNMNLSVSTESLREDEKLQNVNPRRQKYERQGQELHPGPSGHHLPVPSDGHSRSSSPGGRSLSPGAAGVQSGSRPAPVSKPHGPQAFTHQMSAGEEELPHHRHHLHKSPSVPSEAEGGAETRLG; the protein is encoded by the exons ATGGCGTCGGTTCGGGTGGCTGTGCGGGTCAGGCCCATGAACAGAAG GGAGAAAGATCTGACTGCGAAATGCATCATCAGGATGGAAGGAACCAGAACCTTCATCACCAACCTGAAG atcCCAGATAACGTCGCTGGAGATTCCATGAGGGAACGAATCAAAACCTTCTCGTATGACTTCTCCTACGACTCCATGGACGGCGGGAGCTCCTCGTTCGTGTCTCAGGAGAAG GTGTTCAGAGATTTGGGCTGTGATGTTCTGAAGGCGGCGTTCGAGGGCTACAACGCCTGCGTCTTCGCCTACGGGCAGACCGGCTCAGGGAAATCCTACACCATGATGGGACTTCCA GGAGACGCTGGTTTGATTCCCAGGATCTGTGAGGGCTTGTTCAGTCGGATCTCCGAGGCGACCCGGTGGGACGAAGCGTCGTTTCGGACAGAAGTCAG CTACCTGGAGATCTACAACGAGAGAGTGAGagacctgctgaggaggaaATCCTCTCACACCTACAACCTGAGAGTCAGGGAGCATCCCAAGGATGGACCCTACGTGGAAG ATCTGTCCAAACACCTGGTGCAGAACTACAGCGACGTGGAGGAGCTGATGGAGGCGGGAAACATCAACCGCACGACCGCCAGCACCGGCATGAACGACGTCAGCAGCCGTTCGCACGCCATCTTCACCATCAACTTCACGCAG gcCAAGTTTGACGCTGAGATGCCGTGTGAGACGCTCAGTAAGATCCACCTGGTCGATCTGGCGGGCAGCGAGCGGGCTGACACCACCGGAGCCACCGGCGTCCggctgaaggaaggaggaaacaTCAACAAGTCGCTGGTCACGCTGGGAAACGTCATCTCTGCTCTGG CTGACATGACGCAGGACGGCGTGAACACCAACCTGAAGAAGAAGTCCGTGTTTGTTCCCTACAGGGACTCGGTGCTAACATGGCTGCTGAAGGACAGCCTGGGGGGCAACGCCAAGACCATCATGATCGCCA CCATCTCTCCCGCTGACGTGAACTACGGCGAGACGCTGAGCACGCTGCGCTACGCCAACCGGGCCAAGAACATCATCAACAAACCCACCATCAACGAGGACGCCAACGTCAGGCTGATCCGGGAGCTGCGGGCTGAAATCGCCCGGCTGAAGGCTCTGCTGGTTCAGGGGAACCAG atCGCTCTGCTGGACTCTCCTACCGCTCTGAGCATGGAGGAGAAGCTGCATCAGAACGAGGCCCGG GTTCTGGAGCTGACCAAAGAGTGGACCAACAAATGGAACGAGACCCAGAACATCCTGAAG GAGGAGACTCTGGCTCTGAGGAAGGAAGGCATCGGCGTCGTGTTGGACTCGGAGCTGCCGCACCTCATCGGCATCGACGACGACCTCCTGAGCACCGGCATCATCCTGTACCACCTCAAG GAGGGACGGACGTTTGTGGGACGAGAGGACGCGTCCACGGAGCAGGACATCA TTCTGCACGGCCTGGACCTGGAGAGTGACCACTGCGTGTTCCAGAACCAGAACGGGACGGTGACCCTGGTGCCGCTCGGCGGAGCTCAGTGCTCCGTTAACGGGCTTCAGGTGACGGCGCCAGCGCAGCTCAACCAAG GAGCCGTAATTCTGCTCGGTCGAACCAACATGTTTCGCTTCAACCATCCGAAGGAGGCGGCCAAGCTGAGGGAGAAACGGAAG AGCGGCCTCCTGTCCACCTTCAGCCTGTCCATGACGGATCTGTCTAAATCCTGTGAAAACCTGTCCACCGTGATGCTCTACAACCCGGG TCTCTTCACTGAGAAGGGCCCCGTCTTCCTCAG gTTGGAGTTTGAGAGGCAGCAGAGAGAAGAGCTGGAGAAACTGGAgatgaaaag GAGGATGATCAAAGAGATGGAGGCGAAGCAGCAGAGCGAGAAGGCGGAGCTAGAGCGCCTCCAGCAGGAGGTGGAGAGTCAGCGCAAGGAGTCCGAGGAGGTCCAGCAGAGAATCCTCCGCCAGGAGGAGAGCCTCCGCCACCGCAGCCAGGACATCGACACCCGGCTGAGGGACTTCCTGGCTGAGAAGGAGCGCTTCGAGGAGGAGAGGCGCTCTGAGGTCAGGGGGGAGGAGCTTCAGCACAGGAAGTGTTGGAAACAACAGCAGGAGGGtggtgtggaggaggaggaggaggaggaggaggaggagaagcggAGGCAGCAGGAGGTTGCGGAGCAGACTGAGATCTACCGCGAGCTGGAGAAACTGAAACAGGAGCGCACGGAGCAGAGGGTCCGCCTGGAGGCGGAGCGGCGGCggctggaggagcaggagcggGAGCAGCTCAGTCTGGTGGGGAggctggaggagcagctgagggAGAAACACGAGGCCGCCGCCGCCCTGCTGACCCGGGAGGAGGCCCGTCGCCTGGAGGAGGAGCGGCGAGCTCTGGCCGAGATCAGGGAGGAGCTCCTTCGTGCCAGAGAGGCTGCGGAGCGGACGGATGGGGAGGACGCCAGCAGGGAGGCCCGGTCCGCCCAGAACCGGTACCTGGACTTTAAGGAGGCTCAGGTGAAGGAACTGGGCCGGATTGAGGAGGAGTTCCGACAGCAAAAGGAGCGCCTCGAGGAGGAGGTGGCTGCTGAGAGGAGCGCGCTGCTGCTCCTCGCCCACAGCCTGAAGGAGGTGCAGGACACCACGGCCGTCTGCCACGAGGAGCAGGTGGTCAAACAGGCGGAGCGGCGACTGCAGTTCAAGGAGCGACAGCTCGCCAACATGGCCGACAGCTTCCTTCCCACGCTGGCCGAGGAGAAGCAGAGAGCCATGGAGGTGCTGGACGGTCCACCGGGCCTGGACAACACGCTGTTCCAGGtggagaaggagctggaggacaaGGAGGAGAAGCTGCACCTCCACCTTCACAGcgcccagcagctgcagcagctgcaggactcCTACGAGTTCACGGCCAACGTGGCGCGGCAGGAGGACAAGGTCCGGAGGAAGGAGCAGGAGATCCTGGAGTCCAAGGAGAAACAGCAGAGGGAGGCCATGGAGCAGGCGGTGGCCCGGCTGGAGAGGAGGCACTCTGCTCTGAGGCGCAGCGTCTCCTTGGAGCCGGACTCCGAGGAGCACCGGTACCAGAGTTCAGGGAGCAGAACCTCACTGGACCAGCAGAG AGTCGAGCAGGAGATCCAGAAGCTGCGGCAGGACGACAACAACCGGACCGGCTCGGTCGGTACCGACGACAAGACGGGTCGCAGCAGCTCCCCGGTCAGCCACATCCAGAGTCTGAACCCAGTTCTGCCACTGTCAGACGACCG GATCAAGGCGTTCATCGAGGAGGAGGTGCAGCGGCGGCTGAGGAAGATCAACCTTCTGAACGGCAGCAACATGAACCTGTCTGTGTCGACAGAATCTCTCAGA GAGGATGAAAAGCTGCAAAACGTTAATCCAAGAAGACAGAAATATGAG
- the kif16ba gene encoding kinesin-like protein KIF16B isoform X12: MASVRVAVRVRPMNRREKDLTAKCIIRMEGTRTFITNLKIPDNVAGDSMRERIKTFSYDFSYDSMDGGSSSFVSQEKVFRDLGCDVLKAAFEGYNACVFAYGQTGSGKSYTMMGLPGDAGLIPRICEGLFSRISEATRWDEASFRTEVSYLEIYNERVRDLLRRKSSHTYNLRVREHPKDGPYVEDLSKHLVQNYSDVEELMEAGNINRTTASTGMNDVSSRSHAIFTINFTQAKFDAEMPCETLSKIHLVDLAGSERADTTGATGVRLKEGGNINKSLVTLGNVISALADMTQDGVNTNLKKKSVFVPYRDSVLTWLLKDSLGGNAKTIMIATISPADVNYGETLSTLRYANRAKNIINKPTINEDANVRLIRELRAEIARLKALLVQGNQIALLDSPTALSMEEKLHQNEARVLELTKEWTNKWNETQNILKEETLALRKEGIGVVLDSELPHLIGIDDDLLSTGIILYHLKEGRTFVGREDASTEQDIILHGLDLESDHCVFQNQNGTVTLVPLGGAQCSVNGLQVTAPAQLNQGAVILLGRTNMFRFNHPKEAAKLREKRKSGLLSTFSLSMTDLSKSCENLSTVMLYNPGLFTEKGPVFLRLEFERQQREELEKLEMKRRMIKEMEAKQQSEKAELERLQQEVESQRKESEEVQQRILRQEESLRHRSQDIDTRLRDFLAEKERFEEERRSEVRGEELQHRKCWKQQQEGGVEEEEEEEEEEKRRQQEVAEQTEIYRELEKLKQERTEQRVRLEAERRRLEEQEREQLSLVGRLEEQLREKHEAAAALLTREEARRLEEERRALAEIREELLRAREAAERTDGEDASREARSAQNRYLDFKEAQVKELGRIEEEFRQQKERLEEEVAAERSALLLLAHSLKEVQDTTAVCHEEQVVKQAERRLQFKERQLANMADSFLPTLAEEKQRAMEVLDGPPGLDNTLFQVEKELEDKEEKLHLHLHSAQQLQQLQDSYEFTANVARQEDKVRRKEQEILESKEKQQREAMEQAVARLERRHSALRRSVSLEPDSEEHRYQSSGSRTSLDQQRVEQEIQKLRQDDNNRTGSVGTDDKTGRSSSPVSHIQSLNPVLPLSDDRIKAFIEEEVQRRLRKINLLNGSNMNLSVSTESLREDEKLQNVNPRRQKYERYLRNMFRVMLSSSSSPLRTDGDGGFHLTKLDICEFSPFFKKGVFESSSHGTG, from the exons ATGGCGTCGGTTCGGGTGGCTGTGCGGGTCAGGCCCATGAACAGAAG GGAGAAAGATCTGACTGCGAAATGCATCATCAGGATGGAAGGAACCAGAACCTTCATCACCAACCTGAAG atcCCAGATAACGTCGCTGGAGATTCCATGAGGGAACGAATCAAAACCTTCTCGTATGACTTCTCCTACGACTCCATGGACGGCGGGAGCTCCTCGTTCGTGTCTCAGGAGAAG GTGTTCAGAGATTTGGGCTGTGATGTTCTGAAGGCGGCGTTCGAGGGCTACAACGCCTGCGTCTTCGCCTACGGGCAGACCGGCTCAGGGAAATCCTACACCATGATGGGACTTCCA GGAGACGCTGGTTTGATTCCCAGGATCTGTGAGGGCTTGTTCAGTCGGATCTCCGAGGCGACCCGGTGGGACGAAGCGTCGTTTCGGACAGAAGTCAG CTACCTGGAGATCTACAACGAGAGAGTGAGagacctgctgaggaggaaATCCTCTCACACCTACAACCTGAGAGTCAGGGAGCATCCCAAGGATGGACCCTACGTGGAAG ATCTGTCCAAACACCTGGTGCAGAACTACAGCGACGTGGAGGAGCTGATGGAGGCGGGAAACATCAACCGCACGACCGCCAGCACCGGCATGAACGACGTCAGCAGCCGTTCGCACGCCATCTTCACCATCAACTTCACGCAG gcCAAGTTTGACGCTGAGATGCCGTGTGAGACGCTCAGTAAGATCCACCTGGTCGATCTGGCGGGCAGCGAGCGGGCTGACACCACCGGAGCCACCGGCGTCCggctgaaggaaggaggaaacaTCAACAAGTCGCTGGTCACGCTGGGAAACGTCATCTCTGCTCTGG CTGACATGACGCAGGACGGCGTGAACACCAACCTGAAGAAGAAGTCCGTGTTTGTTCCCTACAGGGACTCGGTGCTAACATGGCTGCTGAAGGACAGCCTGGGGGGCAACGCCAAGACCATCATGATCGCCA CCATCTCTCCCGCTGACGTGAACTACGGCGAGACGCTGAGCACGCTGCGCTACGCCAACCGGGCCAAGAACATCATCAACAAACCCACCATCAACGAGGACGCCAACGTCAGGCTGATCCGGGAGCTGCGGGCTGAAATCGCCCGGCTGAAGGCTCTGCTGGTTCAGGGGAACCAG atCGCTCTGCTGGACTCTCCTACCGCTCTGAGCATGGAGGAGAAGCTGCATCAGAACGAGGCCCGG GTTCTGGAGCTGACCAAAGAGTGGACCAACAAATGGAACGAGACCCAGAACATCCTGAAG GAGGAGACTCTGGCTCTGAGGAAGGAAGGCATCGGCGTCGTGTTGGACTCGGAGCTGCCGCACCTCATCGGCATCGACGACGACCTCCTGAGCACCGGCATCATCCTGTACCACCTCAAG GAGGGACGGACGTTTGTGGGACGAGAGGACGCGTCCACGGAGCAGGACATCA TTCTGCACGGCCTGGACCTGGAGAGTGACCACTGCGTGTTCCAGAACCAGAACGGGACGGTGACCCTGGTGCCGCTCGGCGGAGCTCAGTGCTCCGTTAACGGGCTTCAGGTGACGGCGCCAGCGCAGCTCAACCAAG GAGCCGTAATTCTGCTCGGTCGAACCAACATGTTTCGCTTCAACCATCCGAAGGAGGCGGCCAAGCTGAGGGAGAAACGGAAG AGCGGCCTCCTGTCCACCTTCAGCCTGTCCATGACGGATCTGTCTAAATCCTGTGAAAACCTGTCCACCGTGATGCTCTACAACCCGGG TCTCTTCACTGAGAAGGGCCCCGTCTTCCTCAG gTTGGAGTTTGAGAGGCAGCAGAGAGAAGAGCTGGAGAAACTGGAgatgaaaag GAGGATGATCAAAGAGATGGAGGCGAAGCAGCAGAGCGAGAAGGCGGAGCTAGAGCGCCTCCAGCAGGAGGTGGAGAGTCAGCGCAAGGAGTCCGAGGAGGTCCAGCAGAGAATCCTCCGCCAGGAGGAGAGCCTCCGCCACCGCAGCCAGGACATCGACACCCGGCTGAGGGACTTCCTGGCTGAGAAGGAGCGCTTCGAGGAGGAGAGGCGCTCTGAGGTCAGGGGGGAGGAGCTTCAGCACAGGAAGTGTTGGAAACAACAGCAGGAGGGtggtgtggaggaggaggaggaggaggaggaggaggagaagcggAGGCAGCAGGAGGTTGCGGAGCAGACTGAGATCTACCGCGAGCTGGAGAAACTGAAACAGGAGCGCACGGAGCAGAGGGTCCGCCTGGAGGCGGAGCGGCGGCggctggaggagcaggagcggGAGCAGCTCAGTCTGGTGGGGAggctggaggagcagctgagggAGAAACACGAGGCCGCCGCCGCCCTGCTGACCCGGGAGGAGGCCCGTCGCCTGGAGGAGGAGCGGCGAGCTCTGGCCGAGATCAGGGAGGAGCTCCTTCGTGCCAGAGAGGCTGCGGAGCGGACGGATGGGGAGGACGCCAGCAGGGAGGCCCGGTCCGCCCAGAACCGGTACCTGGACTTTAAGGAGGCTCAGGTGAAGGAACTGGGCCGGATTGAGGAGGAGTTCCGACAGCAAAAGGAGCGCCTCGAGGAGGAGGTGGCTGCTGAGAGGAGCGCGCTGCTGCTCCTCGCCCACAGCCTGAAGGAGGTGCAGGACACCACGGCCGTCTGCCACGAGGAGCAGGTGGTCAAACAGGCGGAGCGGCGACTGCAGTTCAAGGAGCGACAGCTCGCCAACATGGCCGACAGCTTCCTTCCCACGCTGGCCGAGGAGAAGCAGAGAGCCATGGAGGTGCTGGACGGTCCACCGGGCCTGGACAACACGCTGTTCCAGGtggagaaggagctggaggacaaGGAGGAGAAGCTGCACCTCCACCTTCACAGcgcccagcagctgcagcagctgcaggactcCTACGAGTTCACGGCCAACGTGGCGCGGCAGGAGGACAAGGTCCGGAGGAAGGAGCAGGAGATCCTGGAGTCCAAGGAGAAACAGCAGAGGGAGGCCATGGAGCAGGCGGTGGCCCGGCTGGAGAGGAGGCACTCTGCTCTGAGGCGCAGCGTCTCCTTGGAGCCGGACTCCGAGGAGCACCGGTACCAGAGTTCAGGGAGCAGAACCTCACTGGACCAGCAGAG AGTCGAGCAGGAGATCCAGAAGCTGCGGCAGGACGACAACAACCGGACCGGCTCGGTCGGTACCGACGACAAGACGGGTCGCAGCAGCTCCCCGGTCAGCCACATCCAGAGTCTGAACCCAGTTCTGCCACTGTCAGACGACCG GATCAAGGCGTTCATCGAGGAGGAGGTGCAGCGGCGGCTGAGGAAGATCAACCTTCTGAACGGCAGCAACATGAACCTGTCTGTGTCGACAGAATCTCTCAGA GAGGATGAAAAGCTGCAAAACGTTAATCCAAGAAGACAGAAATATGAG